In a genomic window of Tripterygium wilfordii isolate XIE 37 chromosome 8, ASM1340144v1, whole genome shotgun sequence:
- the LOC120003574 gene encoding serine carboxypeptidase-like 48: MATILFFSIVISVFLFDVFLISSSANARYTNNRLHSSRTAISPKERATRRLVRSLDLSPQEDINSSEIDAPRLNEKKFKFPFLPTSDPSVEDLGSYAGYYQLPNPVGARMFYFFFESRNRNDEDPVVIWLSGGPGISCSIDLFYANGPFHITEDSSLTWNDHGWDKTSNIIYVDQPIGTGLSYINDDSDIRHDLTSVIDDLYNFLKEFFIKHPQFTHKNFFITGRAYAGHYAPALASRILEENEKANAIPIKLKGFAIGNGHINPHIQYPTIPEFALKHNVITELNYSNIEDSMRRCRAYTRNCVKGIKEACSVAFDYCFEMIKRTREYAGDTNFFDIRKQRVNGVNYDYSKMERFFDIPSVKIALNVPQDKTFVPASKTVFDAYSKKDYMRKFDVEISALLEKGIKVLIYAGDQDLLYNWDGKSHGSIYKT, encoded by the exons ATGgctacaatattattttttagcaTTGTTAtttcagtttttctttttgatgttttcttaatttcatcGTCGGCAAATGCAAGATATACTAACAACCGCTTACATTCATCAAGAACTGCCATTTCACCAAAAGAACGAGCAACAAGACGACTTGTAAGATCACTAGACTTATCTCCCCAAGAAGATATCAACTCTTCGGAAATCGATGCTCCAAGACTTAATGAGAAAAAATTCAAGTTTCCTTTTCTTCCCACTTCTGATCCTTCTGTGGAAGATCTTGGATCTTATGCTGGTTACTATCAACTTCCAAATCCAGTAGGTGcaag AATGTTTTACTTCTTCTTTGAATCACGAAATAGAAATGATGAAGATCCAGTTGTAATATGGTTGAGTGGAGGACCTGGAATCAGTTGTAGCATTGATTTGTTTTATGCAAATGGCCCTTTTCATATTACAGAAGATTCTTCTCTTACATGGAATGATCATGGCTGGGACAAG ACATCAAATATTATATACGTTGACCAACCTATCGGAACAGGTCTTAGTTATATAAATGACGATAGTGACATAAGGCACGATCTAACTAGTGTCATCgatgatttgtataatttcttgAAG GAATTTTTTATAAAGCATCCTCAGTTTACTCATAAGAATTTCTTCATAACTGGACGAGCTTATGCTGGCCATTATGCTCCTGCTCTAGCTTCTCGAATTCTAGAGGAAAATGAGAAAGCCAATGCAATTCCCATAAAACTCAAG GGATTCGCTATTGGTAATGGACATATAAATCCTCACATCCAATACCCAACCATACCAGAGTTTGCTCTGAAGCATAATGTGATTACGGAATTGAATTACTCAAATATAGAAGATTCAATGAGAAGATGTCGTGCATATACAAGAAATTGTG TCAAGGGTATTAAAGAGGCTTGTTCTGTTGCATTTGATTATTGTTTCGAGATGATTAAAAGGACCCGAGAATATGCTGGAGATACAAAT TTTTTTGATATTAGGAAGCAACGTGTGAATGGCGTTAATTATGACTACTCAAAGATGGAAAGATTTTTTGATATTCCATCAGTAAAGATTGCTCTGAATGTACCTCAAGACAAAACATTTGTTCCAGCAAGTAAAACGGTATTTGATGCCTATTCGAAGAAGGACTACATGAGGAAATTTGATGTTGAAATTTCTGCTTTACTGGAGAAAGGAATCAAGGTCCTTATCTATGCAGGAGATCAGGATCTCCTTTACAACTGGGATGGTAAATCTCATGGTTCAATATACAAAACCTAA